A region from the Malus domestica chromosome 07, GDT2T_hap1 genome encodes:
- the GRF5 gene encoding GRF1-interacting factor 3 — protein sequence MQQPPQMIPVMPSFPPTNITTEQIQKYLDDNKKLILAILDNQNLGKLAECAQYQALLQKNLMYLAAIADAQPQAPAAPPQMAPHPAMQQAGYYMQHPQAAAMAQQQGIFSPKMPMQFNNMHQMHDPQQHQQAMQGQMGMRPGGPNGMPSMLHTEATHGGGSGGPNSAGDPNDGRGGSKQDASESGAGGDGQGTSAGGRGNGDGEDGK from the exons atgCAGCAGCCACCACAAATGATCCCCGTCATGCCTTCATTTCCTCCCACCAACATCACCACCGAACAAATTCAGAAG TACCTTGATGACAACAAAAAGTTGATTCTGGCAATATTGGATAATCAAAATCTTGGAAAACTTGCTGAGTGTGCTCA GTACCAGGCTCTGCTTCAAAAGAATCTGATGTATTTAGCAGCAATTGCCGATGCGCAACCACAGGCACCAGCTGCCCCTCCCCAG ATGGCCCCACATCCTGCTATGCAACAGGCAGGATATTACATGCAACATCCTCAGGCAGCAGCAATGGCTCAGCAACAGGGTATTTTCTCCCCAAAGATGCCGatgcaattcaataacatgCATCAAATGCACGATCCACAGCAGCACCAACAAGCCATGCAAGGGCAAATGGGAATGAGACCTGGAGGGCCTAACGGCATGCCTTCCATGCTTCATACTGAGGCCACACATGGTGGTGGTAGTGGCGGCCCAAATTCAGCTGGAGACCCAAATGATGGGCGTGGAGGAAGCAAGCAAGACGCCTCTGAGTCTGGGGCAGGTGGTGATGGCCAGGGGACCTCAGCCGGCGGGCGTGGAAATGGTGATGGAGAGGACGGCAAGTGA